A region of Gemmatimonadales bacterium DNA encodes the following proteins:
- a CDS encoding PfkB family carbohydrate kinase translates to MGLLVVGSVALDSVETPFGQANEALGGSAVFFGVAGSLLHPVQLVGVVGRDYPMDELKRLAERGIDLRGLTVADGESFRWAGRYGFDLSSRDTLDTRLGVFANFKPKIPPEFRDAQYVFLGNIDPELQLEVLEQVRKPRLVACDTMNYWIQGKRTALLKLLERVDVLMVNDAEIRELSGDWHIHRAARWVLKRGPMYVVIKKGEHGAVLVERSGRIFYVPAFPLEDIFDPTGAGDAFAGGFMAHLAHTNNLSPANLRLAMVYGSAMGSFAVERFSVQRFEEITAADVVNRVLAYRDLVHFDPESGAKPDIG, encoded by the coding sequence ATGGGATTGCTCGTGGTGGGGAGCGTGGCGCTCGATTCGGTCGAGACGCCGTTCGGTCAGGCTAATGAGGCGCTCGGAGGCTCGGCCGTGTTCTTCGGTGTCGCGGGCTCGCTGCTCCATCCGGTGCAGCTGGTCGGCGTGGTGGGGCGCGATTACCCGATGGACGAGCTGAAACGGCTGGCCGAGCGCGGCATCGACCTCAGGGGCCTCACCGTGGCCGACGGTGAGAGCTTCCGCTGGGCCGGACGATACGGCTTCGACCTCTCCTCGCGTGACACGCTGGACACGCGGCTCGGCGTCTTCGCGAACTTCAAGCCGAAGATCCCGCCGGAGTTCCGCGACGCGCAGTACGTCTTCCTCGGCAACATCGACCCCGAGCTCCAGCTCGAGGTGCTCGAGCAGGTGCGCAAGCCGCGGCTCGTCGCCTGCGACACCATGAACTACTGGATCCAGGGGAAGCGCACCGCGCTTCTCAAGTTGCTCGAGCGCGTGGATGTGCTGATGGTGAACGACGCCGAGATCCGCGAGCTGTCGGGCGACTGGCACATCCACCGCGCCGCGCGCTGGGTCCTGAAGCGGGGCCCCATGTACGTCGTCATCAAGAAGGGCGAGCACGGGGCGGTGCTCGTCGAGCGCAGCGGCCGCATCTTCTACGTCCCCGCCTTCCCGCTGGAGGACATCTTCGACCCGACCGGCGCGGGCGATGCCTTCGCGGGCGGCTTCATGGCTCACCTCGCCCACACCAACAACCTCTCGCCCGCCAACCTCAGGCTCGCCATGGTCTACGGCTCGGCGATGGGCTCGTTCGCGGTCGAACGGTTCTCGGTACAGCGCTTCGAGGAGATCACCGCGGCCGACGTGGTGAACCGGGTGCTGGCCTATCGCGACCTCGTGCACTTCGACCCCGAGTCCGGTGCCAAGCCCGACATCGGCTGA
- the argS gene encoding arginine--tRNA ligase, with the protein AEGIEACRAVAVEAMKAEQRETLEQFRVRFDVFFDESRLYTEHAIEKTLASLKSRDALFEEDGALWLRTTAHADDKDRVLRKSDGSYTYFTPDIAYHEDKASRGFDRAVDIWGADHHGYVPRMRAAMMALGHGEHFFEALIVQLVTVLRHGEEVRMSKRAGDFVALRDLVEEVGVDAARYFFLMRRSDTPFAFDIDLATSQTDENPVFYVQMAHARMSGIFRVGEISPESVTFDGVDVAALPDPSEADLIKLLGRYPLAVRRAAEALEPQRVTAYLEELARAAHLWYHRCRVLGEPPAVERARLALARATKIVLANGLSILGLTAPERM; encoded by the coding sequence CGCCGAGGGGATCGAGGCATGCCGCGCGGTGGCGGTTGAGGCCATGAAGGCCGAGCAGCGTGAGACGCTCGAGCAGTTCCGGGTGAGGTTCGACGTTTTCTTCGACGAGAGCCGGCTCTACACCGAGCACGCGATCGAGAAGACGCTTGCCTCACTGAAGTCGCGCGATGCCCTCTTCGAGGAGGATGGCGCTCTCTGGTTGCGGACCACCGCCCACGCCGACGACAAGGACCGGGTGCTGAGGAAGTCCGACGGCAGCTACACCTACTTCACCCCCGACATCGCGTACCACGAGGACAAGGCTTCCCGTGGTTTCGACCGCGCCGTAGACATCTGGGGCGCGGACCACCACGGCTACGTGCCCCGGATGCGCGCCGCCATGATGGCCCTCGGCCACGGCGAGCACTTCTTCGAGGCGCTCATCGTCCAGCTGGTCACCGTGCTGCGCCACGGGGAGGAAGTGCGCATGTCCAAGCGCGCCGGAGATTTCGTCGCGTTGCGGGACCTGGTGGAGGAGGTGGGCGTGGACGCGGCGCGTTACTTCTTCCTCATGCGCCGCAGCGACACGCCGTTCGCGTTCGACATCGACCTCGCCACCAGCCAGACCGACGAGAACCCGGTCTTCTACGTCCAGATGGCGCACGCGCGGATGAGCGGCATCTTCCGGGTTGGCGAGATTAGTCCGGAGAGTGTGACGTTCGACGGCGTCGATGTGGCGGCGCTGCCGGACCCCAGCGAGGCGGACCTGATCAAGCTCCTGGGCCGCTATCCGCTGGCGGTCCGTCGCGCGGCGGAGGCGCTGGAACCGCAGCGAGTCACCGCGTACCTGGAGGAGCTGGCGCGCGCGGCGCATCTCTGGTATCACCGCTGCCGGGTACTCGGCGAACCACCGGCGGTGGAGCGGGCGCGCCTCGCGCTGGCCCGCGCGACGAAGATCGTGCTCGCGAACGGGCTGTCGATTCTGGGACTCACGGCTCCGGAGCGGATGTGA